Proteins co-encoded in one Moritella sp. F3 genomic window:
- a CDS encoding FAD:protein FMN transferase has protein sequence MTTKRAYTHHFMAMTVPCEVTLIAANAAKITRDIEANTKRLEDKFNFYSATSMLTILINQRESKRVMIDAETRDILTKVHDYSALTQGIFDITVGTVKALLPRSTLTREQIYQDAAPYMGLSAWEIEDDCLLLHFPLTQLDLGGVIKEVAVDQALAIASASSSGVLINFGGDIRVAGKKADGDDFIVGVINPHDQAQALFALPLRNQALTTSAHYARRQQFSDQESSHILASQDTHKQVISVTVVADTALQAGIMSTALTINPRLTVPEEIGFALVDEQLNVHQNTDFLLL, from the coding sequence ATGACTACTAAACGCGCTTATACACATCATTTCATGGCGATGACAGTGCCTTGTGAAGTGACTTTGATTGCTGCTAATGCAGCGAAAATAACACGTGATATTGAAGCCAATACCAAGCGATTGGAGGACAAGTTTAACTTTTATTCAGCAACGTCAATGTTGACTATTTTGATTAATCAGCGAGAGAGTAAGCGCGTCATGATTGATGCTGAAACTCGCGATATTTTAACCAAGGTGCATGATTATAGTGCGTTAACGCAGGGTATTTTTGATATTACTGTTGGCACTGTGAAAGCGTTATTACCGCGTAGTACGTTAACACGAGAGCAAATATATCAAGATGCGGCGCCTTATATGGGGTTGAGTGCATGGGAGATTGAGGATGACTGCTTACTCTTACATTTTCCGCTTACTCAGTTAGATCTTGGTGGCGTAATTAAAGAAGTCGCTGTTGATCAAGCGCTGGCGATCGCATCAGCATCAAGCAGTGGCGTGCTCATTAACTTTGGCGGGGATATTCGTGTTGCAGGTAAGAAGGCGGATGGCGATGATTTCATTGTTGGCGTGATTAATCCCCATGATCAAGCGCAGGCGTTGTTTGCCTTACCGTTGCGTAATCAAGCGCTGACAACATCGGCGCATTATGCAAGGCGGCAGCAATTTTCTGATCAGGAAAGTTCGCACATTCTGGCTTCGCAGGATACTCATAAACAGGTTATCTCCGTCACAGTTGTCGCAGACACGGCTTTACAAGCTGGGATCATGAGTACGGCATTAACAATTAATCCTCGTTTAACTGTTCCTGAAGAGATTGGTTTTGCACTCGTAGATGAACAATTAAATGTTCACCAAAATACGGATTTTTTATTACTATGA
- the dsbD gene encoding protein-disulfide reductase DsbD, translating into MKLFLKTSQQINKVVAQCVIFLMLLMSVCVSTLAQANSNTQAEFLTVNEAFPFTSHISRDSDGDKLVLNFATQAGYYLYHKRFSFKVINDELNGDISLAKPQFSVVAEQKQDPNFGLVKVYHQALTVTLPFTGSGNVKVSYQGCADSGLCYLPQRKTINVSAIDTTPSSSLVAAVNDGGNDSQGLASMLAGTGRAQALLLFFVLGLGLAFTPCVLPMIPILSSIIGGQGDGMTGWKGFYISLAYVLGMASSYAMIGVLMATVGQGINIQAAMQQTWLLVIFAGLFVLLALAMFGVYELQLPSRLQVALNNQSQRLSGGKVFTVFMMGAISALVVSPCVSAPLAGALLYVSTTQDWLFGGGVLFVMALGMGVPLVIIGTSGGKFLPRSGPWMIRVKQGFGVMLLAIAILLISRFAAPSVTLGLWALLIISCAMYIHNVADIQVSRLWLRHVVVFVSLVYGAMLMIGVVTGADDMADPLQYITQRDVMNKGTEQGSQPLFMKTASVAKIETAINNLPAPKTVTMVDLYADWCTSCKVMDKQVFSHAEVVANMAVINAMKFDITDNTTAQSKWMAQAKLFGPPSMLFFDADGQELKQLRVVGEMDKQQFLAHLELVSATAPVS; encoded by the coding sequence ATGAAGTTATTTTTAAAAACATCGCAACAGATAAATAAGGTTGTAGCACAGTGCGTTATTTTCCTGATGTTACTCATGAGTGTCTGCGTATCAACTTTGGCGCAGGCGAACAGTAATACACAGGCCGAATTTTTAACGGTAAACGAGGCATTTCCATTTACCTCTCACATTTCACGAGATAGTGATGGCGATAAACTGGTGCTTAACTTTGCGACTCAAGCGGGTTATTACCTTTACCATAAACGCTTTTCGTTTAAAGTTATTAATGATGAACTCAATGGCGACATTAGTTTGGCTAAGCCGCAATTTTCGGTGGTTGCAGAGCAGAAACAAGATCCTAACTTTGGCCTAGTAAAAGTTTACCATCAAGCGTTAACTGTCACGTTACCTTTCACTGGCAGCGGTAATGTGAAGGTTAGTTATCAAGGGTGTGCCGATAGTGGCTTATGTTATTTACCACAACGTAAAACGATTAATGTAAGTGCGATTGATACTACACCTAGTAGCTCGTTAGTGGCGGCTGTTAACGACGGCGGGAATGACAGCCAAGGTTTGGCTAGCATGCTGGCAGGTACGGGGCGTGCTCAAGCATTGTTATTATTCTTCGTACTCGGTTTAGGCCTTGCTTTTACGCCTTGTGTATTGCCGATGATCCCGATTTTATCGAGTATTATTGGTGGTCAAGGTGATGGCATGACTGGGTGGAAAGGCTTTTATATTTCGTTAGCGTATGTGCTTGGCATGGCATCGAGTTATGCCATGATTGGCGTATTGATGGCGACAGTGGGTCAAGGGATTAATATACAAGCTGCGATGCAACAGACCTGGTTGTTGGTGATTTTTGCGGGACTATTTGTCTTACTCGCTTTAGCCATGTTTGGGGTTTATGAACTGCAATTACCGTCTCGATTACAGGTGGCGTTAAATAACCAGTCACAACGACTATCTGGAGGGAAGGTATTTACCGTGTTCATGATGGGCGCGATCTCTGCCCTCGTTGTTTCACCCTGTGTGTCTGCACCTTTAGCGGGCGCATTATTATATGTATCGACCACACAGGACTGGTTATTCGGTGGTGGTGTATTATTTGTAATGGCGTTAGGCATGGGTGTTCCGTTAGTTATTATTGGTACATCAGGCGGGAAATTCTTACCGCGTAGTGGCCCTTGGATGATCCGCGTTAAACAAGGTTTTGGCGTGATGTTATTGGCGATTGCTATTTTACTTATTAGCCGCTTTGCAGCACCGTCGGTGACACTCGGATTATGGGCGTTGTTGATTATCAGCTGTGCGATGTATATCCATAATGTGGCTGATATACAAGTAAGTCGATTGTGGTTACGTCACGTGGTGGTGTTTGTGTCCTTGGTTTATGGCGCAATGCTCATGATTGGTGTGGTGACGGGGGCTGATGATATGGCTGACCCACTGCAGTATATTACCCAGCGTGATGTGATGAATAAGGGAACTGAGCAAGGTTCACAACCGTTATTTATGAAAACAGCGTCGGTAGCTAAAATTGAAACTGCGATTAATAACTTACCTGCGCCTAAAACGGTGACTATGGTGGATCTGTACGCAGACTGGTGTACGTCATGCAAAGTGATGGATAAGCAGGTATTTTCGCATGCAGAAGTAGTCGCTAACATGGCAGTTATTAATGCTATGAAGTTTGATATTACTGACAATACGACAGCGCAATCAAAATGGATGGCGCAAGCTAAATTATTTGGTCCGCCAAGTATGTTGTTCTTTGATGCCGATGGTCAGGAGTTGAAACAATTACGCGTTGTCGGTGAAATGGATAAACAGCAGTTTTTGGCGCACCTTGAATTGGTCTCAGCTACTGCGCCTGTGAGTTAG
- a CDS encoding DUF3570 domain-containing protein, with product MNIKLPLTLLGLVAGSVSAADHISIHHMNFEEYGDKVKAGDNILSLEKNIGLDWTITAEFGYDTVSGASPAWVATTPSSGSHDKITQDAQDMTSEVIRAGYDPYRGNYEIRPVELEDTRYSASTNVTYRDKDRDEWTAGVNYSQEEDYKSMGANAKALFYTDSTKNRSFSVGGSILTDQTLAFQAYQNGGNAQAWEDIFTSSMEVGMSQVFTPNLYAIFTAYGGYKTGYLSNHYLTVLREVDVDGDGSIGDDEVFLGQDSRPDTRISGGVNLQTFYSINDSVVVRPRYKFFTDDWGVMSHQVGGKMSVKVTDWLTFAPGYFWYTQQGANFFIDPKAADPTFASTGYATSDIRLGDFNANTYELGASIKLSSKWRMNALAAYYEQSNGYASNWWAVGVTYDY from the coding sequence ATGAATATAAAATTACCATTAACCCTACTTGGCCTTGTTGCTGGATCCGTTTCTGCTGCAGACCATATCTCGATCCACCATATGAACTTTGAAGAGTATGGCGATAAAGTGAAAGCCGGAGACAACATTTTATCATTGGAAAAAAATATCGGTTTAGATTGGACTATCACGGCTGAATTCGGTTACGACACCGTCTCTGGCGCTTCTCCTGCATGGGTTGCGACGACGCCGTCATCAGGCTCGCACGATAAGATCACGCAAGATGCTCAGGATATGACCTCGGAAGTTATTCGCGCTGGTTATGATCCTTACCGAGGCAATTATGAAATACGCCCTGTTGAATTAGAGGATACGCGTTATTCAGCGTCAACCAATGTGACTTACCGTGATAAAGACCGTGATGAATGGACTGCAGGCGTAAACTACTCGCAAGAGGAAGATTACAAAAGCATGGGCGCGAATGCAAAAGCGCTGTTTTATACCGACAGTACTAAAAACCGCTCGTTTAGTGTTGGTGGTTCGATACTGACTGATCAGACTCTCGCATTCCAAGCATATCAAAATGGGGGGAATGCCCAAGCATGGGAAGATATTTTCACTTCGAGTATGGAAGTGGGGATGTCACAAGTATTCACGCCTAATCTATATGCCATTTTCACGGCTTATGGTGGCTATAAAACGGGTTATTTAAGTAATCATTATTTAACGGTATTGCGTGAAGTAGATGTTGATGGTGATGGTTCCATTGGGGATGATGAGGTATTTTTAGGGCAAGATTCACGTCCAGACACCCGTATTTCTGGTGGTGTAAACTTGCAAACATTCTATAGCATTAACGACAGCGTTGTTGTTCGTCCTCGTTATAAATTCTTTACTGATGATTGGGGCGTTATGTCGCATCAAGTTGGCGGTAAAATGAGTGTCAAAGTCACTGACTGGTTAACGTTTGCGCCAGGTTATTTTTGGTACACCCAGCAAGGGGCTAATTTCTTTATTGATCCTAAGGCGGCTGATCCAACATTTGCGTCAACAGGGTATGCAACGTCAGATATTCGCCTAGGTGATTTTAATGCGAATACCTATGAACTCGGGGCAAGTATTAAATTGTCGTCTAAATGGCGCATGAATGCATTGGCCGCTTATTACGAACAAAGTAATGGTTATGCCAGTAATTGGTGGGCTGTGGGAGTGACTTATGACTACTAA
- a CDS encoding type II secretion system F family protein translates to MSLSLWIAVTLLITGAVMALLFSVPAQRRELLLKRLLLLSAQQQYSSLGLSKSASKTDWLRRLTVAPDISALLVKAGFHGPRASATFLLCKLSLMLISAIAWQWYVDFDTDKFAIAKTLIFAISGGLVAEQWLKWRARTVNYRIALALPDALDLMVICVESGLTLEAVFQRVGREMIAVTPELSREWLITEAELRLLDSRIMALNNLAERTGLVEVENMVIALSQAEKYGSKIAPTMRLIASDSRQYQYLRLEERVGKIPAKMSLPVVVLIMLPVVVLIVAPTIIALLDSLGGM, encoded by the coding sequence ATGTCTTTATCTTTATGGATTGCCGTTACTTTGCTTATTACTGGCGCGGTTATGGCATTGTTATTTAGTGTTCCTGCACAGCGTCGTGAGCTCCTGTTAAAACGACTGCTATTATTATCGGCACAGCAGCAATATTCGTCCCTTGGTTTAAGTAAATCAGCGTCAAAAACTGACTGGTTACGCCGTTTAACTGTCGCGCCTGATATTAGCGCATTATTGGTTAAAGCCGGGTTTCATGGCCCAAGAGCAAGCGCGACGTTTTTATTGTGCAAATTAAGTTTAATGCTGATTAGCGCGATTGCGTGGCAATGGTATGTCGATTTTGATACCGATAAATTCGCCATAGCTAAGACCTTGATCTTTGCTATTTCTGGTGGACTTGTAGCTGAACAATGGTTGAAATGGCGCGCCCGCACGGTTAATTACCGTATTGCGCTAGCGTTACCTGATGCGCTTGATTTAATGGTTATTTGTGTCGAATCAGGTTTAACCTTGGAAGCCGTATTTCAACGTGTTGGCCGTGAAATGATAGCCGTTACACCCGAATTATCACGTGAATGGTTAATCACTGAAGCGGAGTTACGTTTATTGGATTCTCGTATTATGGCATTAAATAATTTGGCCGAAAGAACGGGTTTAGTGGAAGTTGAAAACATGGTTATCGCTTTATCTCAAGCCGAAAAATATGGCAGTAAGATCGCACCCACGATGCGTTTAATCGCCAGTGACAGCCGTCAATATCAATATTTACGTCTAGAAGAGAGAGTCGGTAAGATCCCCGCGAAAATGTCATTACCTGTGGTGGTATTAATCATGCTACCTGTGGTTGTACTGATTGTTGCACCAACGATCATCGCATTATTAGATAGCCTTGGAGGCATGTGA
- a CDS encoding VWA domain-containing protein, whose amino-acid sequence MMSISRQRGAISLTFTFILPAIMSLLAMTVFFSMYSQVVIRTGQAAEAAGLACTYQQSDKPTVIDGILNYYRPSFVLPVFDNSVRSMGSNGCQISVQYRFKPAMDKLLPVEVDSSSLVASNSGSSSKLVENVILKPTDFSLVLDISGSMGSDLPELKRIITDVISDIDPSNNQVRFSIVPFQTGVGVTAAPWLPSSKASPKCVDGLAYRSGNFDADKTVQSLNSSPKSLDFNEVTPGPWLDRCSHSAFILPLTNDLNNVINYVNRLSTSGTTASYQGFIWGVRTLTEKWQQEWKITPVTSSGLTQRLILFTDGDDNGGGHFDDLMNAGLCDEIQQNLNIEVSFIGFGVSARRIQQFQQCANRPDAVFDANNSAELAVYFKNALKVESNPRLVLGQ is encoded by the coding sequence ATGATGTCCATATCACGTCAACGTGGTGCTATATCACTCACATTCACGTTTATATTACCTGCGATTATGAGCTTATTAGCCATGACGGTGTTTTTTTCGATGTACAGTCAAGTTGTGATTAGAACGGGTCAAGCCGCAGAAGCCGCAGGGCTTGCCTGCACGTATCAACAAAGTGATAAGCCAACTGTTATTGACGGTATTTTAAATTATTACCGTCCTAGTTTTGTGCTGCCTGTATTTGATAATAGTGTCCGCTCAATGGGGAGTAATGGTTGTCAAATATCAGTGCAATATCGTTTTAAGCCAGCAATGGATAAATTACTGCCAGTTGAAGTTGATAGTTCAAGCCTGGTCGCATCAAATAGCGGATCTAGCTCCAAATTAGTGGAAAACGTAATTCTAAAACCGACCGATTTTTCACTCGTTCTGGATATTTCAGGTTCGATGGGATCGGATCTACCTGAGTTAAAAAGAATCATTACCGATGTGATAAGCGACATTGACCCAAGTAATAACCAAGTTCGTTTTTCTATTGTGCCTTTTCAAACTGGTGTGGGGGTGACTGCAGCACCTTGGCTTCCTAGCTCTAAAGCAAGCCCTAAATGTGTTGATGGTCTAGCCTATCGCAGTGGTAATTTTGATGCCGATAAAACCGTGCAATCGTTAAATTCATCACCCAAGAGCCTGGATTTCAACGAGGTTACACCAGGACCTTGGTTAGACCGTTGTAGTCACTCTGCATTTATTTTACCGCTTACCAACGATCTCAATAACGTTATTAATTATGTTAACAGGTTAAGTACCAGTGGTACTACTGCATCTTACCAAGGCTTTATTTGGGGCGTTAGAACGCTTACTGAAAAATGGCAGCAGGAATGGAAGATTACGCCTGTGACATCTTCGGGACTGACCCAACGGTTAATTTTATTTACCGACGGCGATGATAACGGCGGAGGGCATTTTGATGACTTAATGAATGCGGGTTTATGTGACGAGATCCAACAGAACTTAAATATTGAAGTGAGTTTTATTGGTTTTGGTGTTTCTGCTCGCCGTATCCAGCAATTTCAACAATGTGCAAATCGCCCAGATGCGGTGTTTGATGCTAACAATAGCGCAGAACTAGCGGTTTATTTTAAGAATGCGCTTAAGGTTGAATCTAATCCTAGGCTCGTATTGGGTCAGTAG
- a CDS encoding TlpA disulfide reductase family protein, giving the protein MFKKWLVVFTLLLSSQAHAYQEGEMLSASAQAQLGLDPNRVSLIDFFAEWCVSCRAELPEVNELTPELSALGVDVVGVDVDEDMAVGIAFQQSLGLNFRVVNDDKQTLVDDFQPIGMPALYYVYQGQVLKVRYGAINHIGDVVMSDLKAMGLSK; this is encoded by the coding sequence ATGTTTAAAAAGTGGCTTGTAGTGTTCACATTATTATTGTCCAGCCAGGCGCATGCTTATCAAGAAGGTGAGATGTTATCAGCATCTGCACAGGCGCAATTAGGATTAGATCCAAACCGTGTATCGCTGATTGATTTTTTTGCCGAATGGTGTGTTTCTTGTCGTGCGGAATTACCGGAAGTGAATGAACTTACCCCCGAATTAAGTGCATTAGGGGTTGATGTTGTCGGCGTTGATGTTGATGAGGACATGGCTGTTGGGATTGCATTTCAACAATCTCTCGGGCTCAATTTTAGGGTCGTAAATGACGATAAACAAACCCTAGTTGATGACTTCCAACCTATTGGTATGCCTGCTTTGTATTACGTTTATCAAGGGCAAGTACTTAAGGTACGTTATGGTGCGATTAACCACATAGGTGACGTCGTTATGAGTGACTTAAAAGCGATGGGGTTAAGTAAATGA
- a CDS encoding DUF4266 domain-containing protein, which translates to MKSMKHYSPLTLLSSSLFIASFSLQAEVVQIEESVSRVVHQGQQSVSIVESSVVPVKVKPFENEPKAVLIAPVEVSHITVLQPELVITEPAVSSEIKAKQVAVIKPLPLKITPRLDAEVAAAPAAPVRVPVLIAPPIMPTTVPENPILNTRALARQEASEELEEASLFSAISDWFSVKPVKPWQKGTLAKKAMKPGGEVPEFDVFSEKVFAYKQGSIGGNGVGGGGCGCN; encoded by the coding sequence ATGAAGTCAATGAAACATTATTCACCTTTAACCTTGTTATCTTCGTCGTTATTTATAGCTAGTTTTAGTCTGCAAGCTGAAGTTGTTCAAATCGAAGAGTCGGTTTCTCGCGTTGTTCACCAAGGCCAGCAATCAGTCTCCATCGTCGAATCATCTGTGGTTCCTGTGAAGGTTAAGCCTTTCGAAAATGAACCTAAAGCCGTCCTGATAGCGCCTGTGGAGGTGTCACATATTACGGTATTGCAACCTGAATTGGTGATCACGGAACCGGCTGTAAGCTCAGAAATTAAAGCCAAACAAGTTGCTGTCATTAAGCCTTTGCCATTAAAGATAACGCCGAGGCTTGATGCGGAGGTTGCTGCAGCACCAGCAGCACCAGTTCGAGTTCCAGTTCTTATAGCACCACCGATTATGCCAACAACGGTACCGGAGAATCCCATTTTAAACACCCGCGCATTAGCCCGCCAAGAAGCGAGTGAAGAGCTGGAAGAAGCGTCATTATTCTCTGCAATAAGTGACTGGTTTAGTGTGAAACCAGTTAAGCCATGGCAAAAAGGCACATTGGCGAAAAAGGCCATGAAACCTGGAGGTGAGGTGCCTGAATTTGATGTTTTTTCTGAGAAAGTATTTGCCTATAAACAGGGTTCTATTGGTGGTAATGGCGTTGGCGGCGGTGGTTGTGGCTGTAACTAG
- a CDS encoding lipopolysaccharide assembly protein LapB, which yields MRKSLAKVFIMFGLLMLSGCSTNQLSQAEEMHSDRELAQLALDSGRPDSAISIYRKQLDLQPNDTELLLAIGTAYNQMSEFDLALHYLNQAQALILADTNKSSVIYAQTLRERGNAQQGLGNLEGAILDLKKAAELLPKDAKALNSLGINYALFKDYPQARTAFTGALANAPDNLEYRNNLALAWILDGQPQQGIDVLYSHYLRGSSTSKSRQNLALAFAMKGDVEAAETIAKQDLTKAELENNLAYYQQLYQGQLQQESLLTEQVKQ from the coding sequence ATGAGAAAGTCACTGGCGAAAGTATTTATTATGTTTGGCTTGCTGATGTTATCTGGCTGTAGCACTAATCAATTAAGCCAAGCCGAAGAAATGCACTCAGATCGTGAGCTGGCACAGTTGGCTCTTGATAGTGGCCGACCAGACAGTGCGATCTCTATTTATCGTAAGCAACTCGATTTGCAACCAAACGATACCGAGCTGTTGTTAGCGATAGGGACTGCTTATAACCAAATGTCAGAATTTGATTTAGCACTGCATTATCTTAATCAAGCACAGGCGTTGATATTAGCAGATACCAATAAGTCATCTGTTATATATGCTCAAACATTACGTGAAAGAGGCAATGCACAGCAAGGTTTAGGTAACTTAGAGGGAGCTATTTTAGATTTAAAAAAAGCGGCTGAATTATTACCTAAAGATGCTAAAGCATTAAACAGTTTAGGCATTAATTACGCCTTGTTTAAGGACTACCCTCAAGCAAGAACTGCGTTCACGGGTGCGCTTGCTAATGCACCTGACAATTTAGAATACCGTAATAATTTAGCACTCGCCTGGATCTTAGATGGGCAACCACAGCAGGGTATCGATGTGCTTTATTCACATTATTTACGTGGTAGTTCGACGTCTAAAAGCCGTCAGAATTTGGCCTTGGCCTTTGCTATGAAGGGCGATGTTGAAGCTGCAGAAACAATTGCAAAACAAGATCTAACGAAAGCTGAATTAGAAAATAACCTTGCTTATTATCAGCAGCTTTATCAAGGCCAGTTACAGCAAGAATCGTTATTGACAGAGCAGGTTAAGCAATGA
- a CDS encoding TadE/TadG family type IV pilus assembly protein translates to MILSNMRNRQQGGVSIEFAVTIVPFFVLLLGLIEISRFMMVSSMVDVALSSATRELVAEHSREDLTDKLQLTLSEQKLPLLNGNDITVQAHYFTSLAALQNDDFVANFDGQDFAEFTLVYPYKALFVAGFSDSFERLSNFKRTTLVVVERSANYAK, encoded by the coding sequence ATGATTTTGTCTAACATGAGAAACCGTCAGCAAGGTGGCGTTAGTATTGAATTTGCAGTGACAATTGTACCATTTTTTGTATTGCTGTTGGGATTGATCGAAATTAGCCGCTTTATGATGGTGAGCAGTATGGTTGATGTGGCCTTATCTTCAGCAACGCGAGAGTTAGTTGCGGAACATTCGCGTGAAGATTTAACCGATAAATTACAATTAACCTTGTCAGAACAAAAATTACCATTATTGAATGGTAACGACATCACTGTTCAAGCCCATTATTTTACCAGTTTGGCGGCATTACAAAATGATGATTTTGTGGCTAACTTTGACGGACAAGATTTCGCTGAATTTACCTTGGTTTATCCGTATAAAGCGCTATTTGTTGCAGGATTTTCTGATAGCTTTGAGCGTTTATCAAACTTTAAACGCACGACGTTAGTGGTTGTAGAGCGGAGTGCTAATTATGCGAAGTAA
- a CDS encoding type II secretion system F family protein → MSVMVTGLLLLIMFVFSSYKALQYQRQRQVLKRRLSSISAVNSADSKATSTLFHWAQKTSPLLQYCHDLKARIDALFDRKAKRVLQLLLAILAVVVWFTLPFFTPSMRMMIIAIVILSILAVSYWIMTVRQHSEFNAGFTQVLGQMSRAVSAGISVPQAIAQIADYQQGILGREFGLIRDKLEIGIGLKQALKQARIRLPYVSFHFFSVALILNEENGGQLREVLHSLSRTVHDNAAIKMKIRSLTAEPRMTAAILASLPVVLISVMFFKNPSAFMTLTQNPSGHLVLGYVLTSMVLGFAIIHFLTKVRA, encoded by the coding sequence ATGTCAGTCATGGTGACAGGCCTGTTGTTATTGATTATGTTTGTGTTTAGTAGTTACAAAGCCTTACAGTATCAGCGCCAACGACAGGTATTAAAGCGTCGGTTAAGTTCAATATCAGCAGTGAATAGTGCGGATAGTAAAGCGACGTCAACTTTATTTCATTGGGCGCAAAAAACGAGCCCTTTATTGCAATATTGTCACGATCTGAAAGCGCGTATAGACGCCTTATTTGACCGTAAAGCTAAGCGTGTTCTACAACTATTGTTAGCGATTTTGGCTGTTGTTGTCTGGTTTACGTTACCTTTTTTTACGCCTTCAATGAGAATGATGATTATTGCGATTGTTATCTTATCGATTTTGGCTGTGAGCTATTGGATCATGACTGTGCGTCAACATAGTGAATTTAATGCTGGCTTCACACAAGTGTTAGGCCAAATGTCACGGGCGGTGTCGGCAGGTATTTCAGTGCCGCAAGCTATCGCTCAAATAGCGGATTATCAACAAGGGATATTGGGGCGAGAGTTTGGTTTGATCCGCGATAAATTAGAAATTGGTATTGGCCTAAAGCAAGCGCTAAAGCAGGCGCGTATTCGTTTGCCTTATGTGAGTTTTCATTTCTTTAGCGTGGCATTAATTTTAAACGAAGAGAATGGTGGTCAGCTGCGTGAGGTTCTACATAGTTTGAGTCGAACGGTGCATGACAATGCAGCTATTAAGATGAAAATCAGAAGCTTAACTGCCGAACCGCGCATGACTGCCGCTATTTTAGCAAGCTTGCCAGTCGTCCTTATCTCGGTAATGTTCTTTAAAAATCCCAGTGCATTTATGACGTTAACTCAAAACCCTAGCGGGCATTTAGTCTTAGGTTATGTGCTTACCAGTATGGTTCTTGGTTTCGCTATTATTCATTTTTTAACGAAGGTGAGAGCTTAA
- the tadF gene encoding tight adherence pilus pseudopilin TadF, with translation MRSKRRLYAAQRGSSVIEFPIITLVMVILVLFVIKVNQGINQKNQLNALAYSLTSIVACAECDNGMNKPASSPATPGVISDQVADSLFQVAQRHFNNLIVESSADIGLQVERLVFDPSTKISKPYSLNRGVECDAATPLSSLKDLSPLGTRPGINAGQRAELFQVTLCIKGIESFGNGITPLFIRSFSDRYYQSSALLIGRKI, from the coding sequence ATGCGAAGTAAACGCAGACTCTATGCAGCTCAGCGTGGCAGTAGTGTCATCGAATTCCCTATCATTACATTAGTCATGGTTATCCTTGTTTTATTTGTCATAAAGGTAAACCAAGGGATCAATCAAAAGAACCAACTTAATGCGTTAGCTTATTCACTGACATCAATTGTGGCTTGTGCTGAATGTGATAATGGCATGAATAAACCAGCTTCAAGTCCTGCTACTCCAGGTGTCATTTCGGATCAAGTAGCGGATTCATTATTTCAAGTTGCACAGCGGCATTTCAACAATTTAATTGTTGAATCGTCAGCTGATATTGGACTCCAAGTTGAAAGGCTGGTCTTTGATCCTTCAACAAAAATCTCAAAACCGTACTCTTTAAATAGAGGGGTAGAATGTGACGCGGCTACGCCATTATCATCATTAAAGGATTTATCACCCCTAGGTACAAGGCCCGGAATAAATGCTGGACAGCGGGCTGAATTATTTCAAGTCACCTTGTGTATTAAGGGTATCGAGAGCTTTGGTAATGGTATTACACCTCTATTTATACGTAGCTTCAGCGACCGTTATTATCAAAGTTCGGCGTTATTAATAGGGCGTAAAATATGA